One Sandaracinaceae bacterium DNA window includes the following coding sequences:
- a CDS encoding sterol desaturase family protein, which translates to MQIPMMDNLHFHVAVGITLFVDAVLLIFLSWAYRSPRFARFHIRKPMEMRVSQSNYRWTVGVIGLLSSSSTVVLIYGLAPFTISEATDTPWWLIALQFFGVLFVYDFAYYFMHRTMHHPKLMPLVHEIHHRVRVPSALESLYLSPVEMLAGLLLLMAVTWALGPIHWTAFVAVFFLYSTLHIVIHSGMTFPHPVFRVMNFLTLKHHRHHLNKHGHNFASVTPLPDIVFRTSV; encoded by the coding sequence ATGCAGATCCCCATGATGGACAACCTGCACTTTCACGTCGCGGTGGGCATCACGCTCTTCGTCGACGCGGTGCTCCTCATCTTCCTCTCCTGGGCGTACCGCTCGCCGCGCTTCGCGCGTTTCCACATCCGCAAGCCGATGGAGATGCGGGTGAGCCAGTCCAACTACCGCTGGACGGTGGGCGTGATCGGGCTGCTCTCGAGCAGCTCGACCGTGGTCCTGATCTACGGCCTCGCGCCGTTCACGATCAGTGAGGCGACGGACACGCCGTGGTGGCTCATCGCGCTCCAGTTCTTCGGCGTGCTCTTCGTCTACGACTTCGCCTACTACTTCATGCACCGGACGATGCATCACCCGAAGCTGATGCCGCTGGTGCACGAGATCCACCACCGCGTCCGCGTGCCCAGCGCGCTCGAGAGCCTCTACCTCTCGCCGGTCGAGATGCTCGCCGGCCTGCTGCTCCTGATGGCCGTGACCTGGGCGCTGGGCCCGATCCACTGGACGGCGTTCGTGGCGGTCTTCTTCCTCTACTCGACCCTCCACATCGTCATCCACTCCGGCATGACGTTCCCGCACCCGGTCTTCCGCGTGATGAACTTCCTCACGCTGAAGCACCATCGCCATCACCTGAACAAGCACGGACACAACTTCGCGTCCGTGACGCCGCTCCCCGACATC